In Chryseobacterium sp. C-71, the genomic window CATCACCTTGATAATTTTTAGCAGCGTTGATACCTCCCTGAGCCGCAATCGAGTGCGCTCTTCTTGGTGAATCCTGATAACAAAAGGCTTTTACATTATATCCTTGCTCAGCCAAAGTAGCTGCTGCAGAACCTCCTGCCAAACCCGTACCTACAACAATAATATCAATTTTATCACGGTTGTTAGGCGCAACAAGGTTCATATGGTCTTTATGATTTTTCCATTTATCCTTAAGTGGACCAGCTGGAATTCTTGAATCTAATTTACTCATATTAGTATATTGAAATTATTGAGTTACGTAATGAAAAACTGCGATAACGATGAAACCAAGCGGAACAATTACCGAAAACCAAAAACCAACCGCTTTGATTACCGGCGTGTACTTTGGATGTCTCGCTCCTACAGATTGAAATGAAGATTGGAAACCGTGAGCCAAATGCAGTCCTAAAAGAACAAATGAAATTACATAAAGTACAACTCTCCAAATATCATGAAATTTATGGTGAAGCTCTCCCCAATATCTTGTTTCATCAGGAGTATTGCCTTGTACAAATTTATAATCTAATTCAGGAAACCAGAAATCATAAAAGTGTAGTGCAAAGAATGCTAAAATAACAGCACCTGAAATAATCATGTTTCTTGACACCCATGTAGAATTAGCCGACCCGTTATTGTTGGCATATTTTATAGGACGCGCTTTGTTATTCTTTATCTCAAGAATAAACCCCATAATAAAATGGAAAAGAATTCCCACTGTAAGAACGGGCTGAAGAGCATACTGCACCAGAGGATTGTATCCCATAAAATGAGCGACCTCGTTATAAACATCAACGCTGAAAATCGATGTGATGTTTGATGACACGTGTATCACCAAGAAACTCAGCAAAAACATTGCTGAAAGTGCCATAGCATATTTCCTACCTATCGTAGAACTTGTTAAACCTGCCATATTAAGTCTAAATTTGATTTTCCACAAAATTAAGGAATGTTAACAAAACTAAAAAGTGAGAAATCTCACTATTAGACAGTTTGTAATCTTTCTAAATAACTATGAAATACATTGAAAATGCGAGAAAAATTTAAAAAATCAATATTATTTTAAATCATAAACTTTGTTATTAAAAACCACTTTTTCGGATGAAGCAGGAAGCTGTTTAATCTTAAAACTTTTCACCCTTCGAGAAGACACGTAAGGATTAATAATATATTGCCGAATTTTCTTTTCATCATCCAGATGTTGAATCCAAAAACAGACTACATTTCCTTTTTTAACCGAAATGACATTACTTTTTCTATATTGATGAACCAAAATTTCTTCTCTTTGATTCTCATAAATTGTAAACGAAATCCTCAAAATAAAAAAGAATAAAACTACCCAAGAAAATTGCGAGAATCTTTTAACATTAAATTTAACAATTATGAATTTCAAAAGATAAATAACAATGAAAAGTACGGAAACCTCAGCGAAATTCATTGAGATGTTTTCAAAAAACAAAGATTCAAAATCAGCAAACCAATGAATTATTTTTAACAGTAAATCTATTATGAAATTGTACACAATATTTATAATGCCGAAATCTAATCCTAAAGCCATTAAACCTGCCATTAAAAACGAAAAAATGATAATGACTTCAGAAAACGGAACAATGAAAAAATTAGCAACGATTGAAACAAAAGAAAATTGGTGAAAGTAGTATAAAACCAATGGCAGCGTTGCCAATTGCGCAGAAATAGAAATAGAAACCGTATTGAAAATGATCTTTTTTAAATAATTATCTTGTCTTGGCAAATATTTCAAAATCGGTTGGTTGAGCCAGAAAATTCCGAAAACTGCCAGAAAACTCAACTGAAATCCAACATCAAAAAACTGTTGCGTATCAATAATCAAAATAATAAAAGCAGACAATGCTAAAGAATGTAGCAAATCGGGTTTTCGCTGAATCAACATATAAACAAAATACACCGTTAGCATAATGCAAGAACGAACTACAGAATTCCCCAAACCAATAAACAAAGCAAAAAACCATATGAAAGCTAGACTTAAAATGATTACAGATTTCCTGAATTTTAGTGGCAAAATTTTCATTAAAATAAAATAGAGCATCCCGAAAATGACAACAACATGCGTCCCAGAAATCGCAAGAAAATGCACCAATCCCGAACGATTAAAATCCTGCAAAGTTTCCGAATCTATTTCCGTGCGATCTGCCAGAATAATTCCCTTGAGAAATTCCTGACTTTTTGATGACATTTCAGAATGATTGATTTCCTGTAAAACTTCAAGCCTTTTCTGACTAATTTTTTCACCGAAAGACAAATCATTTCTTATGGCTGAACTCACCTCATCATTGATGTAACATTGATAAAAAATGTTTTTCCGATGAAGATATTTTGCATAATCAAACTGAAAATCATACTGCGGAGATTGAGGTTGGCTTACATAAGCTTTAGCTTTGTAATAATGCTCAAAATCAAGCTCTTTACTCCCTTTTGGAATTAACACAACCGAATTAAAAGTTTCTTTTCCAATCTGTACAATTGCTTCGTATTTTTTATTTTTCTCTGATGAATTTAATTTTTTAGAAATCTTAAAAACAATGTTTTCATTAGGTTGAAATGAAACTTGAGAAGCATTGGGAAAATTTAAATAATGTAAACAGATTCCCAATCCGAAAAATAACAATCCAAGAAGAATTGAGTTAAATTTTGAGATAAAAAAAGATTTGATGAATGTAGAAATCGCAATCAAGAAACAGAAAATCGCGATAGTAAGAATGAAATTTTGTTTAAAAGAAAAATAATCCTGAAATAAAATTCCAAGAATAAAGCAGCAGACTAATATTAGCAATGGCTGTCGTTTCAATTTTCATCAATTTGTACTACTAAAGTAATAAAAAAATGAAACTATCTCGTAAAAAGTTTATTTAATTTTCAGAATAATATCTGCAGCATTGTCACTTGCGCCCTTTCCGCCAAGTTTCATACGTAATGTTTCGTACTCTTTGAGCATCAAATTTCTTGAGTCGCCTTCAAGAATTAAATTTAATTGTTCGACAAGACTTTTAGTATTCAATTCACTTTGAATCAATTCTTTAACCACTTCTTTATCCATGATTAAATTGACAAGCGAAATATATTTGATATGCTTCACCAATCTTTTGGCAATTGCATAAGAAATTTTACTCCCACGGTAGCAAACCACTTCCGGAACATTCAATAATGCCGTTTCGAGAGTTGCCGTTCCGGAGGTTACCAATGCGGCTTTAGAACATCTTAGTAAATCATAGGTTTTATTGGAAACAAAATGTACATTTTCATCCACATATTTCTGATAAAAATCCTTTTCAAGACTTGGAGCTCCCGCAATAACGAACTGATAATCTTTAAAATAAGGCCTCACCGAAAGCATAATCTCCAACATCTTTTCAACTTCCTGTTTTCTGGAACCTGGAAGCAATGCGATGATTTCTTTTTCGTTTAAGTTATTTTTTGTTTTAAAATATTCAATATCAATATCTTGTAACGTCGAAATTGCATCAAGCAAAGGATGCCCTACAAAATGAGATTTCACATCATGTTTTGTATAAAAATCTTCTTCAAAGGGAAGAATCACCATCATCTCATCTACATATTTTTTGATGGTTTCTACTCTACCTTCCTTCCATGCCCAAAGTTGGGGCGAAATATAATAAACAACTTTAATCCCGAGTTCTTTAGCAAACTTTGCAATTCTTAAATTGAAACCCGGATAGTCAACCAAAATCAAAACATCGGGAATATTATTTTTAATATCGGCTTTACAGAATTTAATATTATTTAAAATTGTCTTTAAATTCATTGCAACCTCAAGAAAACCCATGAAAGCGAGATCACGATAATGCTTTACCAAAGTCCCACCTTGTTTTTCCATCAAATCGCCACCCCAAAACCTGAATTCTGCGTTGGGATCTTTCTGCTTTAAGGATTTCATTAAATTACTTCCGTGCAAATCTCCGGAAGCTTCACCTGCGATAATGTAGTATTTCATGAATGATAATTGATATGCGATGAATGATTTTATCTATTGAAACAACAGTTTCAAACATCAAAATTCAAATTATAATTGAGTAAATTTGCTTCAAAGATAATGATAAAAAATGTCAGAAGAATTTGAAATAAAAAATAAAGTTGCGTCTAGCGGACTGGTCAATTTTGACCTTACAGATTTGGTTCCGAAAGGTATCAGAAAAGGAATTGATTTGAAAGATTTTCTTTTCATGGAAATGATTTTGAAAGAAAAAGACTTCCGTGAAAAGGTGGCTGCTATTAACCCTGAAGATTATAAAGATCAATATGTTTACATCTACAATTCTGCAGATGCCATTGTTCCACTTTGGGCGTACTTTCTGATCACTGCAAAATTAACTGATGTTACCAAAAAAATAGTTTTCGGGAATAGAGAAGATCTGGAAGTTCTTTTGATGCATAACGCAATTCAAACTCATGATTTTGATAATTTGAAAGGGAAAAGAGTTTTGGTAAAAGGATGTTCTGACAAGGAAATTCCTGAAAATGCTTATATCGAATTAGTTGAACAATTAAAACCGATTGTAAAATCATTAATGTTTGGGGAAGCTTGCTCTAATGTTCCTATTTTTAAGAATTAATTTTTATGAATGTCCGTTTTTAATCACAACATTCAAATCGTCAGTCATTTTTGTCATTTCGGAGGAATCTAAACTGCTTTATTTTAAGCATATTGAGATTCCTCCGAAATGACAAACAAACAGACCTTTAAAAACCAAGTTATTACTAATTACGGACATTCATTTAATTTTATCATTAAACGATGTTTTTTCAAATTTTAAAATTAAAATTTTTTAATTCAAGAATTTTGATAACTTTGATATTCTAACAATTTTAAAATTTAAACACAAAAACAATGAATTTAATCGACCTTTTAACAGGAAACACAGGAAATCAGGTAGCTGAACAAGCTGAAAACAAATTTGGAATCAGCAAAAATCAGATTATTGCTCTATTGGCGGTAGCAACCCCACTTGTTATTTCTTACCTTAGAAATAAATCTCAGGATGCGAAAGAAGCGGAAGCTTTAAACAACGCATTAGATAAAGATCATGATGGAAGCATTTTAGATGATACGTCACAACTTGACAACAGACAAGACGAAGGCGGATCAATTCTTTCTCACGTTTTCGGAAATCAAAAAAACAATGTAGAAAACCAATTATCTCAGAATACAGGAATTTCTATTGACAAAATCGGACCTATTTTGGCAATGCTTGCACCTGTAATCATGGGCTACATTGGTAAAGAAAAACAACAGAACAATGTGGGAGCAGGTGGTCTTGGTGATCTTTTAGGTGGAATTTTGGGAGGTGCTCAAAATCAGGCTCAGCAACAGCAATCTAGTCCTTTGAACGATATTCTTGGAAGTGTTTTAGGCGGCGGACAATCACAATCTTCAGGAAATCCTTTGAATGATATTTTAGGAAGTGTACTTGGGGGCGGTGGACAACAGCAAAAACAGCAACAAGGTGGATTGGGAGATCTACTTGGAGGACTTTTCGGAGGAAAGTAAACTTATTTTAAACATAAAAAAATGACCGGAGAATAATCTTCGGTCATTTTTATTTTTAGTCTTTTGACTTTTCAGCAGCTGCTGGGTAAGCTTTTGAAGCTTTTCTCGGTCTTTTCTTTCCGTAGCTTCCCAAGATGATTTTCCCTTTTCTTGATTTTCTGTCTCCTTTTCCCATAATATTATAATTTATTATTCTTCACAAGTTACACATTAACAATAAGAAGTCAAAAGATTTTGTAGTTAAATATTTCATATTAAATAAGTTAAACTTTCACATTCTTCCATTTTCCTTTTTTAAATAAGATAAAAGCAACGACCGTGATGAATGTTTCTGCCACCGGAATTGAAATAAAAACTCCTTTCGGACCCATTTCAAAATATTTTGACAACACGTAAGCCAAAGGAATCTGAAACATCCAAAATCCGAAGAAATTGAGCCAAGTCGGTGTCCAAGTATCCCCTGCTCCGTTGAAAGCATTGATAGTGACCATTCCTATTCCGTAAAAAACAAAACCGAGGCTCATTATGTGTAGCGCATTTTTAGCATAATTTTTTATTTCAATCTGCTCAGTGAAAAAACCAACAAGGAAATCGCCAAGAATTAAAAACAGCAAACTCACCAAAAGCATGAAAATCACATTATACTTTACGGTCTTCATGACAGACTGTTCTGCACGGATCATTTCACCGGCACCCATATTTTGTCCGACTAAAGTTGAAGCCGCATTACTTAATCCCCAAGCTGGAAGCATAAAGAACATCATTAACCGAAGTGCTGTCTGATAACCTGCGGAAGCGTCTTCCCCACCGGTCGTTGCGACCAATTTTGCAAGAAAAATCCAGCTGCATGAGGCGATAACAAACTGGAATATTCCCGGCATGGCAATTTTTACGATGGATATGATCAATTTAAAATCAGGTTTAAAATAAATTGTTTTGATTCTCACCAAAGAATCAGCAATAAAAATATGATACAACTGATAAAGAACGCCTGTACTTCTTCCGATAGTTGTTGCAACCGCAGCTCCAGTTAAACCCATTGCAGGAATCGGACCTAAGCCTCTTATCAAAATCGGACAAAGAATAATGTTGGCAATATTGGCAATCCATAAACTTTTCATAGCGATGGCAGCATTTCCTGCACCTCTGAAAATTCCGTTGATTAAAAATAACAACATAATAATCACACTGCTTCCCATCATAATTCTCGTAAAATCTTTTCCGTAAGGTGCTGCATCGGGTTTTGAACCCATCAAAATCAAGATTTCTTCTGCATACATCACTCCCAATATACTCAAAACAGAAGTTACAACAAACGAAACCGAAATCACCTGAGCCGCACTTCTGGAAGCCTGTTCAGGGTTTTTCTCACCGATTCTTCTTGCCACAACTGCGGTTGCAGCCATACTCATTCCGATAGCAATAGAGTAAATAATAGTCAACACAGACTCTGTAAGACCAACAGTTTGTATTGCAAAGCCACTTTCTTTGAGGTGACCTACAAAATAAAGATCAACCAGAGCAAAGACAGATTCCATGGCCATTTCCAGCATCATCGGAATCGCTAAAAGAAGAACAGCACTTCTGATACTGATTTTGGTATAATCGGTTTCTTCTTCGCTAAATGCTTTCTTCAGAAAATTTAAATATTTTTTCATCTTAAAATTAATCGCTTTAAAAATACGATTTCAATAAATTTAATTTCAAATAAAATAATTTAAATAATTAATTATCGTAAAACAATAAATATTTATATATTTGCAATAATAAAATATTAAAACAATGAAAATTATCGGGAAAAACTCAATCTCTCAATACATCAGCTATTTCCTTTTTGTGTTGTTTACCATTCTGACAGTTCAATTTATTTACGAACAAATTGGCTATGCCACATCTTATTATAATTTTAAAACCAATCATTCGATGCTATCAGATTTTTACATCATCGGAAATGATGTTGGCTGGGCAAAAAACCACTACACCAAGAAGTTTGATGATTTGATGAAGTTCAAATTTTATGTTCCCTTTACTACTCAGAATTTGATAACAGGTATTTTTAGTCTCACTACCTACATCAGCAATACTGTGAGAGGCATTTTTATGATTGTTTTTTTTTACAGCAGTTATCATATTTTCAAAGAAATCAGCAACGAAAAAGTATTTAATTTAAAAGCCATTCTCTGGCTGAAAAGGTTTGGCTGGCTCAATATTCTTTATACAGTTGCAATGATTGTTATAAGCATTTTCCGCATCAACGATTTTGGCAGTACAGCATTTTCTGCCATCCCTTTTTTATTCTTCGGAGCTCTCATTTTATTCATTGTAGAATTCTTTAAAAAAGGTTACAACTTACAATCAGAAAACGATTTAACAATATAAACCATGCCAATCATAATCAACGTAGACGTCATGTTGGCGAAAAGAAAAATGCAGTCTCAGGAACTTGCAGAGAAAATAGGAATTACACAGGCCAATCTTTCTATTTTAAAAACAGGGAAGGCAA contains:
- a CDS encoding helix-turn-helix transcriptional regulator; the protein is MPIIINVDVMLAKRKMQSQELAEKIGITQANLSILKTGKAKALKLSTLEAICKILDCQPGDLLEYVKD
- a CDS encoding DUF2975 domain-containing protein, which codes for MKIIGKNSISQYISYFLFVLFTILTVQFIYEQIGYATSYYNFKTNHSMLSDFYIIGNDVGWAKNHYTKKFDDLMKFKFYVPFTTQNLITGIFSLTTYISNTVRGIFMIVFFYSSYHIFKEISNEKVFNLKAILWLKRFGWLNILYTVAMIVISIFRINDFGSTAFSAIPFLFFGALILFIVEFFKKGYNLQSENDLTI
- a CDS encoding DUF2480 family protein → MSEEFEIKNKVASSGLVNFDLTDLVPKGIRKGIDLKDFLFMEMILKEKDFREKVAAINPEDYKDQYVYIYNSADAIVPLWAYFLITAKLTDVTKKIVFGNREDLEVLLMHNAIQTHDFDNLKGKRVLVKGCSDKEIPENAYIELVEQLKPIVKSLMFGEACSNVPIFKN
- a CDS encoding ComEC/Rec2 family competence protein yields the protein MKRQPLLILVCCFILGILFQDYFSFKQNFILTIAIFCFLIAISTFIKSFFISKFNSILLGLLFFGLGICLHYLNFPNASQVSFQPNENIVFKISKKLNSSEKNKKYEAIVQIGKETFNSVVLIPKGSKELDFEHYYKAKAYVSQPQSPQYDFQFDYAKYLHRKNIFYQCYINDEVSSAIRNDLSFGEKISQKRLEVLQEINHSEMSSKSQEFLKGIILADRTEIDSETLQDFNRSGLVHFLAISGTHVVVIFGMLYFILMKILPLKFRKSVIILSLAFIWFFALFIGLGNSVVRSCIMLTVYFVYMLIQRKPDLLHSLALSAFIILIIDTQQFFDVGFQLSFLAVFGIFWLNQPILKYLPRQDNYLKKIIFNTVSISISAQLATLPLVLYYFHQFSFVSIVANFFIVPFSEVIIIFSFLMAGLMALGLDFGIINIVYNFIIDLLLKIIHWFADFESLFFENISMNFAEVSVLFIVIYLLKFIIVKFNVKRFSQFSWVVLFFFILRISFTIYENQREEILVHQYRKSNVISVKKGNVVCFWIQHLDDEKKIRQYIINPYVSSRRVKSFKIKQLPASSEKVVFNNKVYDLK
- the lpxB gene encoding lipid-A-disaccharide synthase; translation: MKYYIIAGEASGDLHGSNLMKSLKQKDPNAEFRFWGGDLMEKQGGTLVKHYRDLAFMGFLEVAMNLKTILNNIKFCKADIKNNIPDVLILVDYPGFNLRIAKFAKELGIKVVYYISPQLWAWKEGRVETIKKYVDEMMVILPFEEDFYTKHDVKSHFVGHPLLDAISTLQDIDIEYFKTKNNLNEKEIIALLPGSRKQEVEKMLEIMLSVRPYFKDYQFVIAGAPSLEKDFYQKYVDENVHFVSNKTYDLLRCSKAALVTSGTATLETALLNVPEVVCYRGSKISYAIAKRLVKHIKYISLVNLIMDKEVVKELIQSELNTKSLVEQLNLILEGDSRNLMLKEYETLRMKLGGKGASDNAADIILKIK
- a CDS encoding DUF937 domain-containing protein; this translates as MNLIDLLTGNTGNQVAEQAENKFGISKNQIIALLAVATPLVISYLRNKSQDAKEAEALNNALDKDHDGSILDDTSQLDNRQDEGGSILSHVFGNQKNNVENQLSQNTGISIDKIGPILAMLAPVIMGYIGKEKQQNNVGAGGLGDLLGGILGGAQNQAQQQQSSPLNDILGSVLGGGQSQSSGNPLNDILGSVLGGGGQQQKQQQGGLGDLLGGLFGGK
- a CDS encoding 30S ribosomal protein THX encodes the protein MGKGDRKSRKGKIILGSYGKKRPRKASKAYPAAAEKSKD
- a CDS encoding succinate dehydrogenase cytochrome b subunit, yielding MAGLTSSTIGRKYAMALSAMFLLSFLVIHVSSNITSIFSVDVYNEVAHFMGYNPLVQYALQPVLTVGILFHFIMGFILEIKNNKARPIKYANNNGSANSTWVSRNMIISGAVILAFFALHFYDFWFPELDYKFVQGNTPDETRYWGELHHKFHDIWRVVLYVISFVLLGLHLAHGFQSSFQSVGARHPKYTPVIKAVGFWFSVIVPLGFIVIAVFHYVTQ
- a CDS encoding MATE family efflux transporter, which produces MKKYLNFLKKAFSEEETDYTKISIRSAVLLLAIPMMLEMAMESVFALVDLYFVGHLKESGFAIQTVGLTESVLTIIYSIAIGMSMAATAVVARRIGEKNPEQASRSAAQVISVSFVVTSVLSILGVMYAEEILILMGSKPDAAPYGKDFTRIMMGSSVIIMLLFLINGIFRGAGNAAIAMKSLWIANIANIILCPILIRGLGPIPAMGLTGAAVATTIGRSTGVLYQLYHIFIADSLVRIKTIYFKPDFKLIISIVKIAMPGIFQFVIASCSWIFLAKLVATTGGEDASAGYQTALRLMMFFMLPAWGLSNAASTLVGQNMGAGEMIRAEQSVMKTVKYNVIFMLLVSLLFLILGDFLVGFFTEQIEIKNYAKNALHIMSLGFVFYGIGMVTINAFNGAGDTWTPTWLNFFGFWMFQIPLAYVLSKYFEMGPKGVFISIPVAETFITVVAFILFKKGKWKNVKV